tatttctcaaaatttacaAAAGAAGAGAGCAAAAGAGTGAAGCAGGTTTGAATCCCATCCAAACCCGAGAAAGGCCGTTATATTTTGCAGTTTAGGAAGCAACTATTTGGTTTACACAGACCGTTTTCGCTTTGTTTAAACCATACAAAGGCACGctttgaaatgttgaagagaCTCTCAAATGCGGAGTTTAAGTTTTCCCCCTTACGAGTTTTTCACCAATTTCTGATGTTTTTTGGAGGCCAGCGGACTGCAAATTCCTTTTCAATCGTGTTGTGGTTCTGTGCTGCTGATATTACTGAACAATTCACATCCCATCTGAAGCTGAGGTTGGCGCTATTATGGAGTCTTGTTTGAATCTTCTGGTCTATCCAGGCATGTCAATTGATGTAGAAGCACTGGCCTCCGAGTGCATTGATATTAGGGAATTTATTGATGCCCAAAATTTGATGAATTTGTTGTCCAGTAATGATAAGTGTTTTGATGGCCTAGTTAGAGAATTCTATGTGAATTCTAGTGCAAATAAGGACAAGTCAGTAGTGCGTTCACAGGTAGGAATGTACATATTGAGTTGTCTACTGAGGTTCTATTTGCAGAGTTTGGTCTGGTTGACAGTGGCTATACTATTGATTATAAAATGATTAGTGCCAAGAATGTTGATAAGATTGCTGTGGCGGGGTATAACGAGACAGAGTTTCTTGGAAAAATTCTGCAAACTGATGACAACAGTAGGCATCAAACAGGTAAAAAAGCAAAGTTTTATACGCCTGATATGAAAGTTATGCCAAGGCTTCTACATCTCATAATCACCCATGACATTGTTCCCAAAGCTAGAAGTATCACTTCCTTTAGTGCAGtagaaagaaaattttgtgcATTTGTTGAAGAAAAAACCCCTGAACATTGCCAAATTGATGATTGCCACCATCTTCAACAAGATTAAAAAGATTAGGAACAGGGAGAATAAGAAAACCCATCTCCCATTCGGTATATTCCTGACCAGGATCTTTAGGCGCTTTAACGTTCCCTTTTATGGTGAGCATATTGACAAAGGATTTTATGGTCATAAAATGGGAGTTTCGTACTTCAAGAAACTGGCAGTCAAAACTGAAAATCAGGGTTGGGTGTGGAAGAAATTTAAACCCGTTGATGTTGTCATTGGAGAGACTAGGGCACAGAATAAGAAAATTGAAGCAGTTAACGAACTAGATGAGATGGGGAAATGTGCTGCAGCTGAGAAGCTGCCAGTTCGGGGAGACAAAGAAGAGCTTGATGATGTTGTTATACTTTCACAACAAACCAGAGTTGGGGGAAGTGTATGTTAACGTAAACTCTTTTGTCATCTTATTGTTTATTTATGTCAAGTAACCACAGTGCATAACCTAATTCCTTTATTCGTAGGTTAAAAATAAGGtgaaagaaatttttaaaaaggttGGTGCCTTGGAGCTGAAAGGGACCAGATTTGAGACATTGTCGTTTCTAAAAGATGTAAGAGATGTTCCTTACATTTCCTTCACTGTTTTGTATATATACTAATTTCTTTATTGAGCAGTGGCATCCACAAGGATCTGGAGTAGCAGAGGAGGATGTGAAAGAAGCTGTAGCCTTTCATCTTAGAGAATTCATGCCTAACATGTAAGTTGAAGTCTAGTTCCTTTAATCAGTTAAAATATGTCACTTTCATCTCATTTTTATGCTCTTCAACTTCATTGTCCACAACTGTGTGAGTGTACTAGGTAagcaacatatttttgatgttgaAAAAGAAGAATTGGAGCAGGTGATGCATCATGAGTAATGTCTCAATGACAAAGTTAAGTTTTGCATTGTTTTCAACATTGAATGGctcctttttcattttcctttattGCCATTTTAGTGAAATTGTGCGTTTGTTCCATTGTCTTAAGGATGTGACACAGTACCTTCATTTACTCCAGAGAGAGCACCAGCAATATTTTTTCTTCAATCCTTTGTTTTGGGTACATTCTAAtactttttatttacttttttgtgGCTTACAAAATTTATAGCTAAGTCTTGCTTGTCTTGCACTCCTTGCAGCTAAAATGCGTGTTAGATTATCCATGCATATCTCCCACAACCAAAAAGGCTTTTGTTGATGAAACCAATTAGCAAACTATGAAATATCCTGAAAAGGTATATGCATTTTTTCCCTCTCATTACTTTGTCCCACTGAACAGCACCGGTGGAAATATTACTTTCATGGCTGATCAGCCTAATATTGCATAGCTTTTAACAAATTATTGTTTGCTTATTTGTGTGATATGTGCAGATTTTTTTCCCATAATTTATTCCAAACATTGGTTTCTCATGATTGCGTATGTCAAGGAAAATGAAGTCTACATAGTTGATTCTATGGATAATGTAAACACATTCTACCAGGGTATAATGCAATCTGTGGTGCTTACCTTGCAAACTTGTAGCTTATGTTAATAAGAAATAATGTAAGATTTACAATGGTAGGGTGTTTGTTACTTTTGTAGGAATGGattttgctggaattttttAAGGACGAACCCTGGACATTTTTCCTTGTAAATCACAAACTAAAACAGACAGATGCGGCAAGTTGTGGAGTTTTCACTTTGAAGTTCATTCAATGTTGGGCAATGGGGTGTCGACCGAAACCAGTAAGTGCACGGATGAA
This Coffea arabica cultivar ET-39 chromosome 3e, Coffea Arabica ET-39 HiFi, whole genome shotgun sequence DNA region includes the following protein-coding sequences:
- the LOC140038284 gene encoding uncharacterized protein isoform X6 translates to MIATIFNKIKKIRNRENKKTHLPFGIFLTRIFRRFNVPFYGEHIDKGFYGHKMGVSYFKKLAVKTENQGWVWKKFKPVDVVIGETRAQNKKIEAVNELDEMGKCAAAEKLPVRGDKEELDDVVILSQQTRVGGSVKNKVKEIFKKVGALELKGTRFETLSFLKDWHPQGSGVAEEDVKEAVAFHLREFMPNMM
- the LOC140038284 gene encoding uncharacterized protein isoform X4; amino-acid sequence: MIATIFNKIKKIRNRENKKTHLPFGIFLTRIFRRFNVPFYGEHIDKGFYGHKMGVSYFKKLAVKTENQGWVWKKFKPVDVVIGETRAQNKKIEAVNELDEMGKCAAAEKLPVRGDKEELDDVVILSQQTRVGGSVKNKVKEIFKKVGALELKGTRFETLSFLKDWHPQGSGVAEEDVKEAVAFHLREFMPNMNGFCWNFLRTNPGHFSL
- the LOC140038284 gene encoding uncharacterized protein isoform X8, which gives rise to MIATIFNKIKKIRNRENKKTHLPFGIFLTRIFRRFNVPFYGEHIDKGFYGHKMGVSYFKKLAVKTENQGWVWKKFKPVDVVIGETRAQNKKIEAVNELDEMGKCAAAEKLPVRGDKEELDDVVILSQQTRVGGSVKNKVKEIFKKVGALELKGTRFETLSFLKDWHPQGSGVAEEDVKEAVAFHLREFMPNM